One genomic window of Quercus robur chromosome 6, dhQueRobu3.1, whole genome shotgun sequence includes the following:
- the LOC126688419 gene encoding uncharacterized protein LOC126688419 isoform X2 translates to MVKKRVPEWLNSSLWSSSTSNEDDHRLSVAVQPPPSSTTTTTTTSQQSNNNNHNHIHTSKEAEVVVEAEAEAEAEAEAEIETHAPVGPSAEDISRQAQLLSEISKKVVNMRELRRIASQGIPDTAGIRSTVWKLLLGYLPLDRSLWPSEMAKKRSQYKQFKDELLMNPDTEIIEQIDRDVKRTHPDMHFFSGDLPFAKSNQEALKNILIVFAKLNPGIRYVQGMNEILAPLFYVFRNDPDEEYAASAEADTFFCFVELLSGFRDHFCQQLDNSVVGIRSTITKLSQLLKEHDEELWRHLEVTTKVNPQFYAFRWITLLLTQEFNFADSLHIWDTLLSDLDGPLETLLRVCCAMLILIRRRLLAGDFTSNLKLLQNYPPTNISHLLYVANKLRVQSLG, encoded by the exons CTCACTATGGTCTTCTTCCACCTCCAACGAAGACGATCATCGCCTCTCTGTCGCCGTACAACCTCCTCCTTCttcaaccacaaccacaaccacaacatcACAACAatccaacaacaacaatcacaatcacattcacacatccaaagaagctgaagTTGTTGTTGAAGCAGAAGCAGAAGCAGAAGCAGAAGCAGAAGCAGAGATAGAAACCCATGCTCCAGTCGGTCCCTCCGCCGAGGACATTTCTCGCCAGGCCCAGCTCCTTTCGGAG ATATCAAAGAAAGTTGTAAACATGCGGGAATTGCGCCGGATTGCATCTCAGGGAATACCCGACACTGCTGGAATTCGTTCTACCGTCTGGAAg CTTTTACTTGGCTATCTACCACTGGATCGTTCGCTTTGGCCATCTGAAATGGCTAAGAAGAGGTCACAGTACAAGCAATTTAAAGATGAGCTTTTGATGAATCCT GACACAGAGATCATAGAACAGATTGACCGAGATGTGAAGCGCACCCATCCAGACATGCACTTTTTCTCTGGCGACTTGCCTTTTGCAAAATCTAATCAG GAGGCTTTAAAGaacatattaattgtttttgcaAAGTTGAATCCGGGTATAAGATATGTTCAGGGGATGAATGAAATTCTGGCTCCTTTATTCTATGTATTCAGAAATGACCCTGATGAGGAATATGCT GCCTCTGCTGAAGCAGACacgttcttttgttttgttgagtTATTGAGTGGATTCCGTGATCACTTCTGTCAGCAACTTGACAATAGTGTAGTGGGAATCCGTTCCACAATAACAAAGTTGTCACAGCTTCTTAAGGAACATGATGAGGAACTGTGGCGTCATCTTGAGGTCACAACCAAA GTCAACCCCCAATTTTATGCATTTCGGTGGATTACTCTTCTCTTGACTCAGGAATTCAATTTTGCGGACAGTCTTCACATTTGGGACACACTCCTAAGCGACCTTGATGGTCCTCTG GAAACCCTTCTTCGGGTATGCTGTGCTATGCTAATACTCATCCGGAGGCGCCTTCTAGCTGGTGATTTCACTTCTAATCTCAAACTGCTCCAAAACTATCCCCCAACAAACATCAGTCATTTGCTCTATGTTGCCAACAAGCTGCGTGTACAATCCTTGGGCTAA
- the LOC126688419 gene encoding uncharacterized protein LOC126688419 isoform X1, giving the protein MVKKRVPEWLNSSLWSSSTSNEDDHRLSVAVQPPPSSTTTTTTTSQQSNNNNHNHIHTSKEAEVVVEAEAEAEAEAEAEIETHAPVGPSAEDISRQAQLLSEISKKVVNMRELRRIASQGIPDTAGIRSTVWKLLLGYLPLDRSLWPSEMAKKRSQYKQFKDELLMNPSEVTRRMDKFKSCEKEDSKCESRCLLSRSEITHGEHPLSLGKTSIWNQFFQDTEIIEQIDRDVKRTHPDMHFFSGDLPFAKSNQEALKNILIVFAKLNPGIRYVQGMNEILAPLFYVFRNDPDEEYAASAEADTFFCFVELLSGFRDHFCQQLDNSVVGIRSTITKLSQLLKEHDEELWRHLEVTTKVNPQFYAFRWITLLLTQEFNFADSLHIWDTLLSDLDGPLETLLRVCCAMLILIRRRLLAGDFTSNLKLLQNYPPTNISHLLYVANKLRVQSLG; this is encoded by the exons CTCACTATGGTCTTCTTCCACCTCCAACGAAGACGATCATCGCCTCTCTGTCGCCGTACAACCTCCTCCTTCttcaaccacaaccacaaccacaacatcACAACAatccaacaacaacaatcacaatcacattcacacatccaaagaagctgaagTTGTTGTTGAAGCAGAAGCAGAAGCAGAAGCAGAAGCAGAAGCAGAGATAGAAACCCATGCTCCAGTCGGTCCCTCCGCCGAGGACATTTCTCGCCAGGCCCAGCTCCTTTCGGAG ATATCAAAGAAAGTTGTAAACATGCGGGAATTGCGCCGGATTGCATCTCAGGGAATACCCGACACTGCTGGAATTCGTTCTACCGTCTGGAAg CTTTTACTTGGCTATCTACCACTGGATCGTTCGCTTTGGCCATCTGAAATGGCTAAGAAGAGGTCACAGTACAAGCAATTTAAAGATGAGCTTTTGATGAATCCT TCAGAAGTCACAAGGAGGATGGATAAATTCAAAAGTTGTGAGAAAGAAGACTCAAAATGTGAAAGCAGGTGCTTGCTCTCAAGATCAGAAATAACCCATGGGGAGCATCCTTTGAGTCTTGGGAAGACCAGCATATGGAATCAGTTCTTCCAG GACACAGAGATCATAGAACAGATTGACCGAGATGTGAAGCGCACCCATCCAGACATGCACTTTTTCTCTGGCGACTTGCCTTTTGCAAAATCTAATCAG GAGGCTTTAAAGaacatattaattgtttttgcaAAGTTGAATCCGGGTATAAGATATGTTCAGGGGATGAATGAAATTCTGGCTCCTTTATTCTATGTATTCAGAAATGACCCTGATGAGGAATATGCT GCCTCTGCTGAAGCAGACacgttcttttgttttgttgagtTATTGAGTGGATTCCGTGATCACTTCTGTCAGCAACTTGACAATAGTGTAGTGGGAATCCGTTCCACAATAACAAAGTTGTCACAGCTTCTTAAGGAACATGATGAGGAACTGTGGCGTCATCTTGAGGTCACAACCAAA GTCAACCCCCAATTTTATGCATTTCGGTGGATTACTCTTCTCTTGACTCAGGAATTCAATTTTGCGGACAGTCTTCACATTTGGGACACACTCCTAAGCGACCTTGATGGTCCTCTG GAAACCCTTCTTCGGGTATGCTGTGCTATGCTAATACTCATCCGGAGGCGCCTTCTAGCTGGTGATTTCACTTCTAATCTCAAACTGCTCCAAAACTATCCCCCAACAAACATCAGTCATTTGCTCTATGTTGCCAACAAGCTGCGTGTACAATCCTTGGGCTAA
- the LOC126688419 gene encoding uncharacterized protein LOC126688419 isoform X3: protein MVKKRVPEWLNSSLWSSSTSNEDDHRLSVAVQPPPSSTTTTTTTSQQSNNNNHNHIHTSKEAEVVVEAEAEAEAEAEAEIETHAPVGPSAEDISRQAQLLSEISKKVVNMRELRRIASQGIPDTAGIRSTVWKLLLGYLPLDRSLWPSEMAKKRSQYKQFKDELLMNPSEVTRRMDKFKSCEKEDSKCESRCLLSRSEITHGEHPLSLGKTSIWNQFFQDTEIIEQIDRDVKRTHPDMHFFSGDLPFAKSNQEALKNILIVFAKLNPGIRYVQGMNEILAPLFYVFRNDPDEEYAVNPQFYAFRWITLLLTQEFNFADSLHIWDTLLSDLDGPLETLLRVCCAMLILIRRRLLAGDFTSNLKLLQNYPPTNISHLLYVANKLRVQSLG, encoded by the exons CTCACTATGGTCTTCTTCCACCTCCAACGAAGACGATCATCGCCTCTCTGTCGCCGTACAACCTCCTCCTTCttcaaccacaaccacaaccacaacatcACAACAatccaacaacaacaatcacaatcacattcacacatccaaagaagctgaagTTGTTGTTGAAGCAGAAGCAGAAGCAGAAGCAGAAGCAGAAGCAGAGATAGAAACCCATGCTCCAGTCGGTCCCTCCGCCGAGGACATTTCTCGCCAGGCCCAGCTCCTTTCGGAG ATATCAAAGAAAGTTGTAAACATGCGGGAATTGCGCCGGATTGCATCTCAGGGAATACCCGACACTGCTGGAATTCGTTCTACCGTCTGGAAg CTTTTACTTGGCTATCTACCACTGGATCGTTCGCTTTGGCCATCTGAAATGGCTAAGAAGAGGTCACAGTACAAGCAATTTAAAGATGAGCTTTTGATGAATCCT TCAGAAGTCACAAGGAGGATGGATAAATTCAAAAGTTGTGAGAAAGAAGACTCAAAATGTGAAAGCAGGTGCTTGCTCTCAAGATCAGAAATAACCCATGGGGAGCATCCTTTGAGTCTTGGGAAGACCAGCATATGGAATCAGTTCTTCCAG GACACAGAGATCATAGAACAGATTGACCGAGATGTGAAGCGCACCCATCCAGACATGCACTTTTTCTCTGGCGACTTGCCTTTTGCAAAATCTAATCAG GAGGCTTTAAAGaacatattaattgtttttgcaAAGTTGAATCCGGGTATAAGATATGTTCAGGGGATGAATGAAATTCTGGCTCCTTTATTCTATGTATTCAGAAATGACCCTGATGAGGAATATGCT GTCAACCCCCAATTTTATGCATTTCGGTGGATTACTCTTCTCTTGACTCAGGAATTCAATTTTGCGGACAGTCTTCACATTTGGGACACACTCCTAAGCGACCTTGATGGTCCTCTG GAAACCCTTCTTCGGGTATGCTGTGCTATGCTAATACTCATCCGGAGGCGCCTTCTAGCTGGTGATTTCACTTCTAATCTCAAACTGCTCCAAAACTATCCCCCAACAAACATCAGTCATTTGCTCTATGTTGCCAACAAGCTGCGTGTACAATCCTTGGGCTAA